AGAACCCTTTCTTCCTATATTGCTATACTGACCGTTATTAATTGAAATTTAAATGCAGAGGTTCCTTCATGAGTTGCTTTATTATCGCAGAAGCAGGGGTAAATCATAATGGTGATATTCAATTAGCTAAAGAACTGGTTTATGCTGCTAAAGAAACTGGAGCAGATGCTGTTAAATTTCAAACCTTTACAGCTGATAATTTGGTTAATAAAACTGCTGAAAAAGCACAATATCAGAAAAATAATACATCTAAGGCTACAACCCAGTATGAAATGCTCAAGGCATTAGAAATATCAAATGAAACACACTATTTGCTAAGTGACCTTGCTCTATCTTTGGGTATCGAATTTATGTCTACTGGTTTTGACGAAGGAACCATCGATTTTTTAGTTACTTTAGGTATCAAGCGTCTTAAAGTTCCCTCTGGAGAAATCACTAATCTCCCATACCTGAAACATATTGCTAAAAAGGGTTTGCCTATTATTCTGTCCACTGGAATGTGTGACCTCACTGAGGTAAGGCAAGCTATCGATGTAATTTCGCCCTTTTATGGGAGTACTTTAAAGGACAATCTGATTTTATTACATTGCACTTCCAATTACCCTGCAGCGTATAAAGATGTTAATTTAAGAGCGATGCAAACTCTTGCTGATGAATTCAACTTGCCTGTCGGTTATTCAGATCATACTTTAGGAATTTTAATACCTACTTTGGCTGTAGGCTTAGGTGCTTGTGTGATAGAAAAACATTTCACCCTGGATAAGGCTTTGCCGGGTCCAGATCATGCTGCTTCGATGACACCTGAAGAAATGAAACAACTGGTGCAAGCAATACGAGATAGCGAGTGTGCATTGGGTAATGGTGAGAAAAAACCTTCTGATAGTGAGCTCCCTGTCAGAGATCTGGTCAGAAGAAGCGTAACATTAAAGCGCGACCTTTCTCAGGGAGCACAAATTGCCTTGGATGATTTGGTTTTGTTAAGACCTGGAAGTGGAATTAGCCCTGCACAATTACATAAAGTAATTGGAGCAAAGTTAAATTTGCATCTACCCGCTGGCAGTACTTTATTATGGGAACACGTTGAAAAACAATGTTAAGAAAAATAATTTATATTACAGGTACAAGAGCCGATTATGGACTCATGCGTGAAGTACTCAGAAGGCTGGAGGCCGCTGACGATATTGAGTTGTCAATTTGTGTTACCGGAATGCATCTCTCCAGTCTTTATGGTAATACTATAAAAGAAATTGAAGCGGATAATTTTAGAATCTGCGGCATTATTCCAGTTGATGCAGAAAATGCAACTCATGCTGCTATGGCTAGATCAATAGGTCATGAAATTATAGGCATGATAGAGGTGTTTGAGCGTGAAAGACCCGATCTGGTTTTATTATTAGGAGATAGGGGAGAAATGTTAGCGGCTGCAATTTCTGCTGTTCATCTAAATATTCCTATAGTACATGTGCATGGTGGAGAGCGATCAGGGACAGTTGATGAAATGATTAGACACTCCATTTCCAAGCTATCTCATTATCACTTTGTTGCAACGGAAAGCTCTAAAGAACGATTAATCAGAATGGGCGAAGTCCAAGCACATGTAATAGTTGTTGGTGCTCCTGGACTTGATGAAATTCATGGTTTTCCTCGAACAAATCGGGAATTATTTTATCAGCGTTTCAGGATTTCTTGTGATAAAAAAACAGTGTTATTGATATATCATCCCGTGGTGCAGGAATATAATGAGATTAAGTCTCAATTTCAGAATGTAATTAATGCGGCTTTGGCTCATAATCTACAGATTGTTTGTTTAGAGCCCAATTCAGATGCTGGTGGTCAATTGATTCGAACAGCATTGCAAGAATATGTTAATCATCAAGACGTACGAATCATTAAGCATCTGCAACGAGCAGAATTTATCAATTGTTTAGCCAACTCAGATCTAATGTTGGGAAATTCCAGCAGTGGAATTATAGAAGCTGCTTCATTTAATCTGGTCGCAGTAAATGTTGGAACGAGACAAAATCTAAGAGAATGTGGTGATAATATCATTCATGTTGAAAATTCTTTTGATTCTGTGTTTATTGGTATAAAAGAAGCATTAACAAGAGAAAAACAGAATTATAAAAATATATATGGGGATGGTCATACCAGCGAGAGATGTTATCAGTTGTTAAAAACCATCAATTTAGACTCTCAAATTTTAAATAAATGTAATGCATACTAATCAATTGAAAATAGTAGGATGTGGCGGACACAGTAAAGTAGTGATTGATGCTCTTTCATTGTGTAAACATTCATTTCAAATTTCTCTATGTGACAGCAATAAAGATTTATTGGGAAAAGAACTAAGTGGGTTATTAATAGATTCTACAATGGAGTCATTGGCTGATTTTGATGGTTTTATTCATGTTGCTATTGGGAATAATCAAGTAAGAAAGTCGATTTATAAATTAATTAATTTAAAGACTGGATTATTTACGGTTATTCATCCTGCGGCTGTAATTTCTAAATTGGCACGAATTGAAAACGGCTCATTTATAGCCGCTCGAGCGATTCTTGGTCCCGAAAGTTATATAGGCGAAGGTTGCATTGTTAATCATGGGGCTGTAGTGGACCATGAGGTTAAAATTGGATCTTACTCTCATATTGCACCCAATAGTACTTTAGGTGGCAATGTTACAGTAGGAGAAGGAGTATTAGTCGGTTCTGGAGCAGTAATATTACCCGGTATTACTATTGGCGATGGAGCAATTATTGCTGCTGGGGCTGTAGTAATTCAAAATGTAAAAGAAAATACCCTGGTTAAGGGTGTCCCTGCGGTATAAAAGGAATAACATGCTAGCCATAAAAGAGTTATATGTATACAAGACTTTTAGTTTAAAAGATGTTTTAAGTAAACTGGACAAAACTGGTCAAGGAGTTTTGTTTTTGGTGGATGCTAATGAGCGCCTGATAAGGACTATCACTGACGGTGATATTAGACGCCTCTTATTAAAAAGCTATTCTCTTGACTCGGATCTTAGTGATATACCGGCTCATACCTCCAAGACATTACCTGTATCGGCTACCATACAGGATGCTTATCATTTAATGCAGGAGTATGAATTGGATCATATTCCTTTAATAGATGAACTCGGTAGACCCATTCGTTTGATTCATAGAAGGGAGTTATCATCCAATATAGTCCTCTCTTCACCGCATATTGGAGAGCATGAACAACAATATGTACAAGAAGCCTTTGCCACCAATTGGGTTGCTCCTTTAGGCCCCAATGTTGACTCTTTTGAAAAAGAAGTTGCCAATTATATTAATATTAAATCAGCAGTAGCCTTAAGTTCCGGAACAGCTGCATTACATTTAGCTTTGGTGTTATTAGATGTTAAAGCAGGGGATGTTGTTTTTGCTTCCAGCTTCACCTTTGTTGCAACAGTAAATCCCATATTGTATCAAAATGCCACGCCTGTGTTTATTGATTCTGATTTAGAGACCTGGAACATGTCTCCTTTAGCATTGGAGCGTGCTTTAAAAGAAGCTAAAGCAAAGAATGAATTACCAAAAGCCGTCATTATCGTCAATTTATATGGACAAAGTGCAAATTACGAGGCTTTGTGTCAGTTATGTAACGCCTATAATGTACCTATTATTGAAGATGCTGCTGAGTCCTTAGGAGCTACACTAAATAATAAACATAGCGGTACCTTTGGTAAATTAGGTGTTTTTTCTTTTAACGGCAATAAAATCATTACTACTTCTGGTGGCGGGATGTTGGTATCAGAAGACGAAGAATTAATAGAAAGAGCCCGTTTTCTAGCCACACAAGCTCGGGATCCTGCTCCGCATTATGAGCACTCTGTAATTGGATACAACTATCGGATGAGTAATGTACTTGCAGGTATAGGACGAGGACAATTAAAAGTTTTAGAAAAACGTGTTGAATCAAGAAGAGCTGTTTTTGATCAGTATAAAGAAGCGTTCAAGTCAAAGGCTTTTATTGAAATGATGCCAGAAATTGCTAACGGATTTACTACTCATTGGCTGTCAACTATGTTGATTAAACCCGAATGTTCTTCTTTAAGACCAGAAAATATCATCGAACAAATGAAGCCATATAATATTGAAGCACGACGAACATGGAAACCTATGCATCGTCAGCCGTTATTTGCTGGCACTGAATATTATCCCCATACTGAGAATTTTAGTGTTTCAGATTATTTATTCGATCAAGGGATTTGTTTGCCTTCAGGATCTAATTTGAATCAACATGATATTGATAGAGTGATACATTGTTTAAATGACATATTTACTTATCATCAAAATAACTCTGTAACACTTTAGAAGATAGATAAATTTTTTAGCAAGAACATTAGGAGTTTTTGACAATTGTACCACAACCCGTCACTCCTAAGTGCCGGGCAAGCCGTGGGACTTAGGGGTACTGCCATTAAGTTAAGGGTTTTACCTCGATCCGTTCGGGCTGAGGAGAGGCGGTAGCCTCGTCTCGAAGCCTTGGTGCATAGGCTTCGAGACGGCGTAAACGCCTCCTCAGCCGGAACGGATCGAGATAAATTTGAACAAAAAATAACTTAATGGCCGCGGAACGTAGGGTATGAATGAATTGTCAATACACCTATTATCAAAATGATATTAATAAGGAATAACCATGTCTAAAGTGCTAGTAACAGGTGGTACAGGCTTTATAGGGAAAAAATTAATCAGTGCCCTTATTTTGGCTGGACATGATGTACGTTGTGCAGTTTCCAGGAAGGTTGAAGAGCTGAATGTAGAGCAGGTGGTTATTAATAAAATAGAACTACAGGATGATTGGAGTGAAGTACTTCAAGGAATAGATACAGTCATTCATTTGGCAGCAAGAGTTCATATAATGGATAAAAATCCCTCATTAGATGAGTATTACAAAGTAAATACAATACCAACTAAAAACTTGGCGGAGCAAGCGGCTCAGCATCAGGTTAAACGATTTATTTTTTTGAGTACAATAAAAGTAAATGGGGAATTTACATTAAATAATGCTCCATTTACTGAAGAGAGTGACATTCATCCTGAAGATCCATACGCTCATAGCAAGCTTTCTGCCGAAAATCATTTAAATTCTATTCGTCAAAATACATCAATGGAAACAGTTATTTTACGCTTTCCTTTAGTTTATGGCCCTGGAGTGAGAGCAAATTTTTTAAAAATGCTAAAATTGGTCAACAAAGGATGGCCGTTGCCCTTTGGCAGGATTAACAATAAGAGAAGTTTTGTCTATATCGATAATTTGATCTCAGCTATATGCAATGTTTTGACAGCCCCTCAAGCAGCTAATCAGACCTACCTGGTTGCTGATGACGAATCATGGTCTCTACCGGCTTTAATGGGACATCTTGCAAAAGAAATGGATGTTAAGGTCCGTTTATTGCCAGTTCCTGCAAGTTTGTTAGCATTCGCATTTAGAGTGTTTGGCTTAAAAGATCTTAATTCGAGATTATTTGGCTCCTTGGAAGTTAGCAATAGTAAGATTAAATCTCAATTAGGTTGGGTTCCTCCAGTCAGCTCTCAAGACGGGCTAGGCAAAACAGCAAAGTGGTTTAAATCAGAATACAGCTCTTCATAGAGTATTTTTCTTATTATGGTACAACAAAAAATATTAATGTTTCATTAATTTGCTAAATTGATAGCCAGCTGAATAAATAATGAAATGTTACGGTGTATCCATAGGGGCGCGCAAAGATAAATGTGGGTGGTTTTAGCTGTTTCTCTTCACTAGATTTTAATACCCCTTGATATGGGTCCGCATGTCTGGAACAAAATTAAGGAAAAATAAGAGCTATTCATCCATCATTTATAGTTAAAAATTCACTCAAATTAACCTATTTAAACCTACTCAATACCGTATGAATAGTGATTGCTACTACGAATTGTCTTAGGTCATTTTACCACAACTCTATCAGAATGACTTATCCACAAGTCCACAGGTCAGGAGAGCTTCACTTTCTCGTATAGGCCTGTGGGCCTTGTGGGTAAGTCATGACGCTCTCATTTAGGG
The sequence above is drawn from the Legionella antarctica genome and encodes:
- a CDS encoding NAD-dependent epimerase/dehydratase family protein, giving the protein MSKVLVTGGTGFIGKKLISALILAGHDVRCAVSRKVEELNVEQVVINKIELQDDWSEVLQGIDTVIHLAARVHIMDKNPSLDEYYKVNTIPTKNLAEQAAQHQVKRFIFLSTIKVNGEFTLNNAPFTEESDIHPEDPYAHSKLSAENHLNSIRQNTSMETVILRFPLVYGPGVRANFLKMLKLVNKGWPLPFGRINNKRSFVYIDNLISAICNVLTAPQAANQTYLVADDESWSLPALMGHLAKEMDVKVRLLPVPASLLAFAFRVFGLKDLNSRLFGSLEVSNSKIKSQLGWVPPVSSQDGLGKTAKWFKSEYSSS
- the neuB gene encoding N-acetylneuraminate synthase, giving the protein MSCFIIAEAGVNHNGDIQLAKELVYAAKETGADAVKFQTFTADNLVNKTAEKAQYQKNNTSKATTQYEMLKALEISNETHYLLSDLALSLGIEFMSTGFDEGTIDFLVTLGIKRLKVPSGEITNLPYLKHIAKKGLPIILSTGMCDLTEVRQAIDVISPFYGSTLKDNLILLHCTSNYPAAYKDVNLRAMQTLADEFNLPVGYSDHTLGILIPTLAVGLGACVIEKHFTLDKALPGPDHAASMTPEEMKQLVQAIRDSECALGNGEKKPSDSELPVRDLVRRSVTLKRDLSQGAQIALDDLVLLRPGSGISPAQLHKVIGAKLNLHLPAGSTLLWEHVEKQC
- a CDS encoding acetyltransferase, which produces MHTNQLKIVGCGGHSKVVIDALSLCKHSFQISLCDSNKDLLGKELSGLLIDSTMESLADFDGFIHVAIGNNQVRKSIYKLINLKTGLFTVIHPAAVISKLARIENGSFIAARAILGPESYIGEGCIVNHGAVVDHEVKIGSYSHIAPNSTLGGNVTVGEGVLVGSGAVILPGITIGDGAIIAAGAVVIQNVKENTLVKGVPAV
- a CDS encoding aminotransferase class I/II-fold pyridoxal phosphate-dependent enzyme; the protein is MLAIKELYVYKTFSLKDVLSKLDKTGQGVLFLVDANERLIRTITDGDIRRLLLKSYSLDSDLSDIPAHTSKTLPVSATIQDAYHLMQEYELDHIPLIDELGRPIRLIHRRELSSNIVLSSPHIGEHEQQYVQEAFATNWVAPLGPNVDSFEKEVANYINIKSAVALSSGTAALHLALVLLDVKAGDVVFASSFTFVATVNPILYQNATPVFIDSDLETWNMSPLALERALKEAKAKNELPKAVIIVNLYGQSANYEALCQLCNAYNVPIIEDAAESLGATLNNKHSGTFGKLGVFSFNGNKIITTSGGGMLVSEDEELIERARFLATQARDPAPHYEHSVIGYNYRMSNVLAGIGRGQLKVLEKRVESRRAVFDQYKEAFKSKAFIEMMPEIANGFTTHWLSTMLIKPECSSLRPENIIEQMKPYNIEARRTWKPMHRQPLFAGTEYYPHTENFSVSDYLFDQGICLPSGSNLNQHDIDRVIHCLNDIFTYHQNNSVTL
- the neuC gene encoding UDP-N-acetylglucosamine 2-epimerase, with the translated sequence MLRKIIYITGTRADYGLMREVLRRLEAADDIELSICVTGMHLSSLYGNTIKEIEADNFRICGIIPVDAENATHAAMARSIGHEIIGMIEVFERERPDLVLLLGDRGEMLAAAISAVHLNIPIVHVHGGERSGTVDEMIRHSISKLSHYHFVATESSKERLIRMGEVQAHVIVVGAPGLDEIHGFPRTNRELFYQRFRISCDKKTVLLIYHPVVQEYNEIKSQFQNVINAALAHNLQIVCLEPNSDAGGQLIRTALQEYVNHQDVRIIKHLQRAEFINCLANSDLMLGNSSSGIIEAASFNLVAVNVGTRQNLRECGDNIIHVENSFDSVFIGIKEALTREKQNYKNIYGDGHTSERCYQLLKTINLDSQILNKCNAY